Part of the Toxotes jaculatrix isolate fToxJac2 chromosome 8, fToxJac2.pri, whole genome shotgun sequence genome is shown below.
TATCACCAGTACTCGGTGCATGTGCAGTTTGCGCACTTGTGGTGCATACAGTCTGCACAGGGGTATGCACTGGCCTTCACAGACACGATGATGAAATTTACATTGGGCTTAAGATGATAAGATAATTAAAGCAGGGTAGGACGTACTTGTAATAAACCAAAGTGGGCTCTACTGCAAGAAGTAGAAAAGGCATGACAGTGTAGCAGATGGCCAGTTGTGTGGCTGCCCAGGTTAAGATGTCGTAGCCCAGCTTCAAGCCTCTGGAGCCCAAGAAGCAGTGGCGAACAGACTTCCGTATCTGGTGAACAGAGAGGGATGAATAACTCTTCTATTTCAACACAATTCAGTCACGtgacaagatttttttttttaccctactttaatatttttttctcagatcgtATGAATTTAGACTTCTAAAGCTACAACATTTCTGTATGTTATATATTTTGTTgactgtaaaaactgtaaaattacagTTGGACAAAATACTGACGGTCCTATTTATGTGCTGTTCATTTTCCTTTCAGCTGTACACTGGGATTTTAATTGGAGGTAAGTTACTCACTGCTCGTGCAGCAATGGTGATGGGGATGGCGGTGATGAAGGTAAAATAGTACCCTGGATAAACACCATGCCACAGGGCAGACAGGATAAAGGTCAACGCCAACCGGTGCTTGGGAGCTCGGTCATAACACACACTGAGGGAATGAGAGGAATCGAACACGTTTGAAAGAGTGTTTGTGAAATGGAAAATCAAGTCAATGTTTTCTGGCCATAGACATGGATATTGCAGTTCATATTTGCAGCACTTACGTTTTGAGCCAAATTCCCGTTCGAATATTCCAGTTGTCTATGAATGTCTTGAAGCTGGTTGCAGACTGAAAAAAGTATCAATGAAAAACAGAACCCACATAACTGTAAATATGTGCTCAATTCAATCCAAAGTCTGTGAGGTTCTTGACCCAAATTACTTTGCATGAATGAATTCTAACACAGCACCAggacactgtgttttttttttttttaatccagtgaAACACTGAGGTTACCTCAATCCCCAAGATGTTGATGTTGCAGATGAGATCCCATGATGGCTTTCCATTTTCATCCATCCCCAAGAAACCAAACCCTGCAGCGTTGTTCACGGCAtcagctggaaaaacaaaatcatggCTTAAATGGCAATAAAAATTACAGTGTATGTCCCATTCATATTGGCAGCTCACAATATGATTGGCCAACCACAGAACCCCAATTCAAACACAGGCTTTGCTCACCTAGTGTCCAGGCAAAGTAGAATTTGGGCCTTGCTGCTTGTATGGAGAAGAAAGCGTAGGTGAGCCTTGTAAGGAAGGGGGCATGGCTGACAAAGTGGGAGTCCACGTTGTATGTTATCGGCAGGGACCGAGTCACAACGAGGAAGACCAGCATACAGCCAGAGCAGATGAGCAGCttctgacagacagcagcctgCAGAGAAAATTGATTGAACATCTGAGAAGCGATGGAAACGTACATTACGATTGGACACGAGGACCACTGGCCCAAACAAGTCACTCCACAATAAGGTCCAGTTAAGACCAGAGAAATTTAGTTATAGAACTAAAGGAGGAGTAAAAAATGAAGAATGCAATATTCCAGTTTGTGGCACTCCCAGAAGTCTCTGTGGATGAGGGACAATTTATGtccatttcttttatttgaaatatttcatatgTTAATAGTTATATTTTGTCACttttgaaaacagagaaagttgCAACTAAACTGAGTAATTAATACTGTCCATTAACTTTAGCATGATGCATGTTATGGggatttcaatttttttttttcatattttttttgtgccattCTCTGACTTCAAAGAGCAAGAAGtgcagaaagaggaagacagaaaccAAATATTGAACCCATTCACTATATCCATTTACTCGGGCAAGGCTCAGGTTACACTTTCTTTAAACTAGAAGCTGTTCCTATTGGCTGGCAGAACAGGAAGCAGCAAGAAGATATTCATTCATGAACTTACCAGAGGTGACGGGTCCGGTGTCTTATCATAGCTATTCTGTCCGTTACACGTCCCAGAGTGCTGCCTGAGCCTCCGGCTGATGTGTCTGCCCTCTATGAAGTCTATGTAGTCCTTATAGTTACTGCACGGTCCCACCAAGACACTCAGGAAGTTCAGACTGTAACTCAGGTACTCGATGAGAGAAGGCCTCGCACTGCAGGGATAACAATGGAAGAAATCACTGGAAACAGAACAGGAAACCTCAGTATGAAGTCAGTGATCACTTCAGGTGAAATGCAGCAGTGGGACTGTATATTTTTGTTGAAGTTAGGTGGAAATGTGAGAAAAGCATGCCATTTATCTTTGaataaaaacacttaaaaaggAAGTAAAACTGTATTGTAGTTTGGCAGAAGAAAGGCATACACAAaggtaaatgttatttttgaatGACAAAAAGTGATAACAttataaacattataaaacagtCTTTGATTTGCTTCCTTTGGCCTTCTGATTGCTGCAGTTATGCAGCCTCtattttgtgtttacagtacaACCAGAATTGATAAGTAAAATCAGAATTAgtatcaataaaataaaattggtACCAAACCCTATACTGTAGGGAGCAcaggaaacaacacaacaaaattacCGAATTTACAGCTGCAGGgttaaacacaacaacaacactacaCATTATGACCGTTTATTGTTATACAGTGGGTTCCAAAACTCTGAAACTCAGACtcactgtatttttcattttattttaaaatggcaTGCGTGGCACACTGATGAATGTGGTTTTATCGATTAACATGCATAAAAAAAGTAGTATTTTCCATGCAATATGAAGCCTCTTTTCTATGTTCCCAGCATGCTTTTAACATGAATAAGCTATTCACCATGATTTGCATCTCCTTGTCATTGTCCCTCctggctgaaggaaaagaaagagttgTTTATTCTTTAAGTAAGGTGTTAATTCAGATGCAGCCTTCTGTGCACACATACTTTGGGACACTGGAGCCAGCCTACAGTGTAAATTATATGCACCTCAAACGCAAGGTTTAAAGAAAATCAGCTCACatcag
Proteins encoded:
- the mboat1 gene encoding lysophospholipid acyltransferase 1; the encoded protein is MGERADTAFKTTGSEWLLPVSENLGFPLDQVNFLACQLFALAAAFWFRLYLSPSHANPLVRHAVATLLGIAFLIFCFGWYAAHILTVVVASYFIIISADINNVHKYSMVTAMGYLTVCHVNRALVFSYGVLSTDFSGPLMIVTQKITTLAFQLHDGMCKKSEQLTPEQKLLAINARPSLIEYLSYSLNFLSVLVGPCSNYKDYIDFIEGRHISRRLRQHSGTCNGQNSYDKTPDPSPLAAVCQKLLICSGCMLVFLVVTRSLPITYNVDSHFVSHAPFLTRLTYAFFSIQAARPKFYFAWTLADAVNNAAGFGFLGMDENGKPSWDLICNINILGIESATSFKTFIDNWNIRTGIWLKTVCYDRAPKHRLALTFILSALWHGVYPGYYFTFITAIPITIAARAIRKSVRHCFLGSRGLKLGYDILTWAATQLAICYTVMPFLLLAVEPTLVYYKSMYFHVHIISILAAIALHQKHKPRDPSATTKTFSSASSFSSPCSARCQPVHSNNNDKVD